The Crocosphaera subtropica ATCC 51142 genome includes a window with the following:
- a CDS encoding NB-ARC domain-containing protein: protein MTLEQSLLLVNNLVYKTTGKYLSDVETIILVGAWQDETYDQIADKAGYADSYLRRDIGPKLWKKLSQVLGEKVSKTNFKAALERKSKTDLNQQVTLKFNKHQDWGEAIETEYFWGRISELNKLKTWLLKDNCKLISLLGLGGVGKSTLAIKLAKEITSEFDLVIWRSLTNAPFLNTLLIELIPFLSDQQDDELSFKRLLYWLKNRRCLIILDNFETLFEPKTVVGQYRLDYEDYGKLLRLIGENNHQSCLLLTSREKPLEVAELEGVKLSVRSLNLRGSLEAGMALLNAKGLKGSSQEKQKLVEHYRCNPLALKILATSIQDLFEGKIQQFLAQNTFAFNNIHRLIDQQFSRLSDLEKKIIYLLAINREWTKIKSLTEQLSSWIEPNHILDALESLRWRSLLENQQDTYTLQPVVMEYVTEHLVKTITTELISLNFSLFLELSLTPTNVKDYLHQTQLRLILEPIAKKLTQSLTSQTYLSQHCHKILKQLKQYPKQVHHYGGGNFFNLTRYLGVNLSDYDFSGLSICHGHLQGRILNNVNFTKASLIHCQFTQTFGSIFSLKFSHDGQLLATGDSGGKIRLWCFPDLTPLMTLNGHNSYIWDLSFSQDNCYLMSSSEDTTIKLWEISTGQELRQFQGHSQSVLSVSLHPHQSIFASGGMDNQIKIWHLKTGICEQTLKGHENFINQVAFSPDGNTLATCSNDHTIKLWNWQQGTCLNTLRDHDHFVRGITWSPDGHWLVSCSEDQTVKLWDWQQGICLKILRGHQHGVWSVQWSPDGQILASGDVNGQIRLWNVEKGETEKTLHQHNNWVWSLAWSPNGESLASTSHDGTLRFWQPATGKCLRTLQGYQRSQRTLVWGQLGDQLICGGDDQRVHYFDFQSKTWLANFLAHESLVSSLAISQDEQFLATVSHDRSLKIWQLNANSCLSKVLAHDNWIWSVSWHPEGDRIATGSVDQTVKIWHFPSLQCLYQLVGHQSWVLSVVWSPDGRFLASGSADHTVRVWNSKTGNCVQCLPHNEIVWCVAWSPNSRYLAVGCQDHHLWLWDVQQETYQRLTGHQGTVKAIAWSREGQLMASGDDVGNIKLWSGKDGSYLNTIEGHDRSILALSFHPRHPILVSSSEDESLKFWDVNTGNCIHQDQVIRPYEGMNLQGTSGLTLAQQQSLQLLGAKF, encoded by the coding sequence GCAAATCTAAAACAGACTTAAATCAACAAGTAACCCTAAAATTTAATAAACATCAAGATTGGGGAGAAGCAATTGAAACTGAGTATTTTTGGGGCAGAATATCAGAATTAAATAAGCTAAAAACTTGGCTTTTAAAAGATAATTGTAAATTAATTTCTTTATTGGGTTTAGGAGGGGTTGGCAAAAGCACTTTAGCCATCAAATTAGCGAAAGAAATAACGTCTGAGTTTGATTTAGTGATTTGGCGATCGCTGACAAATGCTCCATTCTTAAATACGTTATTAATCGAGTTAATTCCTTTTCTGTCTGATCAACAAGATGATGAACTAAGTTTTAAAAGGTTACTATATTGGTTAAAAAATCGACGTTGTTTGATTATTTTAGATAACTTTGAAACCCTATTTGAACCGAAGACAGTTGTGGGTCAATATCGTCTTGACTATGAAGATTATGGCAAACTCTTACGATTAATTGGAGAAAATAACCATCAAAGTTGTCTCCTCCTGACCTCACGAGAAAAACCATTAGAGGTGGCTGAATTAGAAGGAGTAAAATTATCAGTTCGTTCTTTAAATTTAAGAGGATCATTAGAAGCAGGAATGGCTCTTTTAAATGCGAAAGGGTTAAAAGGATCTAGCCAAGAAAAACAAAAATTAGTAGAACATTATCGTTGTAATCCGTTAGCTTTGAAGATTTTGGCAACATCTATCCAAGATTTATTTGAGGGGAAAATTCAACAATTTTTAGCTCAAAACACTTTTGCTTTTAATAATATTCATCGGTTGATTGATCAGCAGTTTTCTCGGTTATCAGACTTAGAAAAAAAGATCATCTATCTCTTAGCCATTAATCGAGAATGGACAAAGATCAAAAGCTTAACTGAACAACTATCATCTTGGATTGAGCCAAATCATATTTTAGACGCTTTAGAATCTTTAAGATGGCGATCGCTGCTGGAAAATCAACAAGATACCTATACTTTACAGCCTGTGGTGATGGAATATGTTACCGAACATTTAGTTAAAACCATAACAACTGAATTAATTTCCCTCAATTTTTCTCTCTTTTTAGAATTATCTTTAACCCCTACGAATGTAAAAGATTATCTTCATCAAACTCAATTAAGACTGATTTTAGAACCTATTGCGAAAAAATTAACCCAGAGTTTAACCTCTCAAACTTATTTGAGCCAACATTGTCATAAAATTCTGAAACAACTTAAACAATATCCGAAACAAGTTCATCATTATGGGGGTGGCAACTTTTTCAATTTAACTCGATACTTAGGGGTTAACTTAAGTGACTATGATTTTTCTGGGTTATCAATTTGTCATGGTCATCTACAAGGAAGAATTTTAAACAATGTCAACTTTACCAAAGCGAGTTTAATTCATTGTCAATTTACACAAACTTTTGGCAGTATTTTTTCACTCAAATTTAGTCATGATGGACAACTGTTAGCCACGGGAGATTCAGGGGGAAAGATTCGTCTTTGGTGTTTTCCCGATTTAACCCCTTTAATGACTTTAAATGGTCACAATAGCTATATTTGGGATTTATCATTTAGTCAGGATAATTGTTATTTAATGAGTAGTAGCGAAGACACGACTATTAAATTATGGGAAATTTCAACTGGACAAGAATTAAGACAATTTCAAGGCCACTCACAAAGCGTTTTATCGGTCAGTTTGCATCCTCATCAATCTATTTTTGCCAGTGGTGGAATGGATAATCAAATTAAAATTTGGCATCTTAAAACAGGTATTTGTGAGCAAACTTTAAAGGGACACGAAAATTTCATTAATCAAGTAGCTTTTAGTCCAGATGGCAACACCTTAGCCACTTGCAGTAATGATCACACCATCAAACTTTGGAACTGGCAACAGGGAACTTGTTTAAACACCTTAAGGGATCACGATCACTTTGTACGGGGTATTACTTGGAGTCCCGATGGTCACTGGTTGGTCAGTTGTAGTGAAGATCAAACGGTAAAATTATGGGACTGGCAACAAGGAATCTGCCTTAAAATCTTGAGGGGTCATCAACATGGCGTTTGGTCGGTTCAATGGAGTCCTGATGGTCAAATTTTAGCCAGTGGGGACGTAAATGGACAAATTCGCCTCTGGAATGTGGAAAAAGGGGAAACTGAGAAAACGTTACACCAACATAATAACTGGGTATGGTCTTTAGCTTGGAGTCCGAACGGAGAAAGTTTAGCAAGTACCTCCCATGATGGAACCCTGCGGTTTTGGCAACCTGCAACGGGGAAATGTCTGAGAACCCTACAGGGATATCAACGAAGTCAACGGACCCTAGTTTGGGGACAACTAGGCGATCAACTCATTTGTGGTGGGGATGATCAACGGGTTCATTATTTTGACTTTCAGAGTAAGACCTGGTTGGCTAATTTTTTGGCCCATGAAAGTCTGGTTTCTAGTTTAGCTATTTCTCAGGACGAGCAATTTTTAGCAACAGTTTCCCACGATCGCAGTCTCAAAATTTGGCAATTAAATGCTAATAGTTGTTTATCTAAGGTCTTAGCCCATGATAACTGGATTTGGTCGGTTTCTTGGCATCCGGAAGGGGATAGAATAGCCACGGGGAGTGTAGATCAAACGGTGAAAATTTGGCATTTTCCTAGTCTGCAATGTTTATATCAACTGGTAGGTCATCAAAGTTGGGTTTTAAGCGTTGTTTGGAGTCCTGATGGGCGATTTTTGGCTAGTGGAAGCGCAGATCATACCGTTCGTGTATGGAATAGTAAAACAGGGAACTGTGTTCAGTGTTTACCTCACAACGAAATTGTCTGGTGTGTTGCCTGGAGTCCAAATAGTCGTTATTTAGCCGTGGGATGTCAAGATCATCACCTTTGGTTATGGGATGTACAACAGGAAACCTATCAACGGTTGACGGGTCATCAAGGGACTGTAAAAGCGATCGCTTGGAGTCGAGAGGGTCAACTGATGGCCAGTGGTGATGATGTCGGTAACATTAAACTATGGTCAGGGAAAGACGGGTCTTATCTTAACACCATAGAGGGTCATGATCGTTCTATCCTTGCCCTCAGTTTCCATCCTCGACACCCCATTTTAGTGAGTAGTTCTGAAGATGAAAGTTTAAAATTTTGGGATGTAAATACAGGAAACTGTATCCATCAGGATCAAGTCATCCGTCCCTATGAGGGGATGAATTTACAGGGGACTTCAGGGTTAACCCTTGCTCAACAACAGAGTTTACAATTGTTAGGGGCTAAATTTTAA